From the Sulfuriferula nivalis genome, the window TTTCAAACCAATATTCTTGCGCTTAATGCAGCTGTTGAGGCCGCTCGTGCAGGTGAGCAGGGACGTGGATTTGCAGTTGTCGCAACTGAGGTGCGCAGTCTTGCACAACGCAGTGCGGCAGCTGCAAAAGAAATTAAGTCGTTGATAGATGTTTCGGTTGCCAAAGTGGATGAAGGCGCGGCATTAGCTGATGAAGCAGGCAGTAACATGAATGAAATTGTTAATGCAATTAAACGTGTGTCTGTCATTATGAATGAGATTAGCGTTGCTTCACGCGAGCAAAGCATAGGCATAGGTCAGGTCAATGATGCAATTGCTGAGATGGATGAGGTTACCCAGCGCAATGCTGCTCAGGTTGAAGAAGCTGCTGCGGCAGCAGCCATCTTGGAAGAGCAGACATTGTCACTGATTAATGCTTTGAAAGTATTTAAAATAGACGGTGCAACTGATGTACCACGGAAAGCATCTGGCAAGATGCGTGTATTGACTAAATAATCTTATTAGAACAACGAGACTGCAACATGACTTATTTTAAACACCATGTATTTTTTTGCACCAATGAACGCGACGATGGCGCAAAGTGTTGTGGCGCATCGGGTGGGCAGGCGATGCGGGATTACACCAAAAAGAAAATCAAAGCGCTGGATATGAATGGCGAGGGTAAATGCCGTATTAACAGCGCAGGATGTATGGACAGATGCAGCGAAGGTCCATTGCTGGTGGTGTATCCGGAAGCCACTTGGTACACCTATGTGGATGAAGAAGACATAGATGAAATTATCACTGAACATTTGCAAAATGGACGCGTGGTGGACAGGCTGCTGCTTAAATGAAACGTTCCAAACTTCGTATCAAATCTGCTATCGGTTATATAGAAACGCTGGTCAATGATCCTGGTGAGCGTCGGCGCGGCCTGGCATTCATTGCGCATCCCCATCCGCTGCATGGCGGCACGATGGATAACAAAGTGGTGTTGAGCATGGCGCAAACTTGCTATGAGCAAGATTATGTTGCTGTCCGCCCGAATTTTCGCGGCGTGGGTAGCTCCGATGGTGAATACACAGGCGGCATAGGTGAAACCGAAGATATGCTGGAACTCATTGCTTTTGTGCGTGGGCATTATGATGCTGACTTACCCATTGTGCTGGCTGGTTTTTCATTTGGGGGTTACGTGCAACACCGCGTGGCGCAGCAACTGGATGTAAGTAAACTCATCCTTATTGGCCCTGCGGTAAATTTATATGAATTTGGCAGCGTGCCTGCCAATACCAGCGTCATCCATGGTATCAACGACGAAGTTGTGCCTTATGCTGATGCGCAAGCATGGGCGCATAATCAGCACATTAATTTTCAAACTATCGATGACACCGGTCATTTTTTTCATGGCAAATTAGCCGAACTCAAGTCAGCGGTACTCGCAGCATGTCAATCATAAAAGTACGTCATTTAGCCAAAAAATACGGTGACAACGAAGTAGTACGCGGCCTGGATCTGGATATCCAGCGCGGCGAATGTTTTGGCTTGCTTGGCCCCAATGGCGCAGGTAAAACCACTACGCTGAAAATGCTGCTCGGTCTGGTTCGTCCTGATACGGGCGAAATTTTAATTCTTGATGAAGATATCTCCTGTCACGCCCGCGAAGCGCGACTGCGTATCGGCGTAGTGCCGCAAATGGATAATCTTGATCCTGATTTCAGCGTGGCGGAAAATCTGCTGATATACGGGCGTTATTTTGGCCTGAGTGATGCGGTGATTAACAGTCGTATTCCCGCGTTACTGGAATTTGCGGGATTGACCAGCAAAGCTGATGCAAAAATCACTTCGCTATCAGGCGGGATGAAGCGCCGCCTTACGTTGGCACGTGCGCTGGTGAATGACCCTGAACTGATAGTGCTTGATGAACCGACGACAGGGCTGGATCCACAAGCACGGCACGTTATCTGGCAAGGGTTGCGCCGCTTGATACATCAAGGTAAAACCATCTTGCTCACCACTCACTTTATGGAAGAAGCTGAGCGCTTATGCGATAACCTGGTTATCCTCGATCACGGCAAAGTCATCGCCAAAGGCAATCCGCGTGATTTAATCGCGGCTGAAATTGAGCCTAATGTGGTGGAAATTTATGGCGAGACTGTCGAAGACTGGTCTCGGCAGCACGGTGAGCAATGGTGTGCCCGCCATGAAATCACGGGTGAAACGCTATTTTGCTACACGCATGACTGCATAGGGCTAATCGAACATTTGCGTGAGCAGCAAGCTTTACGCTATGTACAGCGCCCATCCAATCTGGAAGATGTTTTCTTAAAATTTACTGGACGTGAGTTACGCGACGCATGAACTATTTTACTCACCCACAATTCTCCTGGCGCTTTATCCCAGTTTGGCGACGTAACTTTCTGGTCTGGAAGAAACTGGCAGGCTCCAGCATCCTCGGTAACTTGGCTGATCCCATGTTTTACATGCTGGGTTTTGGTTATGGACTGGGCAGCCTGATTCCGCAAGTTGGTGGCGCGAGTTACATGACTTTTCTGGCGGCGGGTACAATCTGTTACTCGACCATGAACAGCGCAACGTTTGAAGTGCTGTATTCAGGTTTCTCGCGTATGCACGTACAAAAAACCTGGGAGGCCATACTCAATGCGCCGCTCACATTAGATGATGTGATGCTGGCAGAACTCACATGGGGTGCGTCCAAGAGCCTGCTCTCTGGTATCGCCATACTGGCCGTGATTTGGGCGTTGGGTTTGCAACAAAGCTGGATGCTGAGTTTGTGGGTGATGCCCGTGGTGATATTGATCGGCCTGACGTTCTCGGCGATGGGTTTGGTGATGACCGCCGTTTCGCCCAGCTATGACTTTTTCATGTATTACTTCACTCTGGTGATTACACCCATGGTGTTGTTGTGCGGTGTGTTCTACCCCGTTGAGCGTATGCCTGAAATTTTGCAAAACGTTGCAGCGGTGTTGCCGCTGTCGCACGCGATCGACCTCGTGCGACCGCTGATACTGGGACATGTTCCTGCCGCAATTTTTACTCACGTCGCTGCATTGCTGGCCTGGACGACTGTTAGCTACTGGCTCGCAGTGGGGCTGACACGGCGACGGATATTGAAATAACCTAGTCCGCATCTATATCGACGTTGGTGTCGATGCGGGTGTAGGGCAGGCGGGCGTAATTCGCAAATATCGCGGGTGCGCTGGTGTCTAGGGCAGTGATTTCGAAAATGGGCTGATGGTTTTGCTGTATCAGCAATGGCAACGCCCATGCCGATGACCAGCAGATGTGGCGGTCATCCTGGTTGGGCATGTTGAGCTGGTACCAGTGGCATAGTCCCCATGCGGTCGCTAGCGGTGCAGTCTGTTCAGTGGTGAGTGTGTATGTGCCTTGCGGCATGGTCAATATATGCGCCATGCCATTCCAGTTGGCGTAGATGCCTATGCGATACAAGTGGCTGCGGTCTGCGCTGGTAACGGTATGGCGCTTGAGATCATAGAGCTGATAATTTTCTTCCGTCCCCGTTTGACGAAGGATGCTGATCATGACGTTGTGGTCGGTCAGTCGCGTCAGTTGTTGCTCCCCCTCGCGCCACATTTGCAAGGCGTGTGGCATGCCTTTGCTATCCAGATAATTTGCTTGTAAATACACCTGCCGAGGTGCCTGATCAACAGGGAATGCTGTATTCCAGTCCAGCGTGTCGGCAAATGCCGGGGCTGCAAGCAGCATCCCCAGCGCTAATTTCACTAGTCTCAATTACGGATAGCCTTGGCACTATCGAAGTAAGTATAAGGTTTGCCATTTTCGTACAAGGTGTGTGTACTCAGTTCGACGTGATAATGATGTTGCGCATTATTGATGTCCTTGCCATCAGGGTCAGTTGGGTAAACGATAGTCAAATCATCAGCCTTGGTCGACGACATGACGTGCTGCGTAACCTTGGGTTTGAAATTCTTCGCAGTGCGTAGCGCTTCCAGCAGGACGCGGCCATCGTGTCCTTCACCTGCCAGATTCAGTCCCATGATATGGGCAATTGTCGGTGCCAGATCAACGTTGCCACTTGGATATTTATCAAGATAGCTGCGACGGAAATCTGGACCGTAAGCGATGAAGGTGTTATGCACGTCTATCGGGCTGAAGCTGCCATGCATGCCGCGATTATTGCCCGCACTTTCATATTCGGTACCTGGCATGCCTTGGACAACGGCTTTTTCATTGAAGTTGAAGCTCACGATCAGGTCAGGATTGCGGCCAGCAGTATTTTCCAGATGCACAGCTTGCAGTGGCAGCGTGCCAGGTAATTGGCCATAGCGGCTATCTGCAAATATCGCACCGTATTCAGGACGCGATTGCACATAACGCACCACCTTTGCCACAGTAGCTGCATCGTGGTCGGGCAAGTACAGGTAGTCGCTGCCGCCGTTTGCAGCAATGACTATCGGGTGTTTGTCCACAGGCAACTCCGCAGGCACCTTGAAGTTGCCAGTGGTGTATTTCTGTCCAGCTTTGCCGCATACACTGCCATCATTATCTGTTTGTGTGGCATAAACGGGTGTGTTGTCGGCGCGTATGCCAGACATCACTGGATCCAGCACGCAGCCTTTGCCGTCATAAGCGGTGAAACCTGCACGCGTTAGTAAATCAGCAGTACGCACATCACCCGATACCGAGTAGGCCAGCTCGCTGGTTTGACCTGGTTTGCCGTCTGCGACTACGCGCAAAGGGAACCAGTCAGCATCGCCAGCAACCGTGCTGTGACCGTGATCGGAGACCACCACGATATCGGTAGCGCTTGCCATGCGCAGCGCCTTGAGTCTGGCCTGCAGGTCGCCCAGTAGCTGATCCTGTGCACGCAGCGCATCGTGGTAATTGGCAGTGCCCGGACCGTAATTGTGTTCGGTAGAGTCTGGATTACGCAACCAGATCAGGCTCAGTTTGGGCTGATGCATAGGCAGGATTTGATTGAGATACGCGTGCATCATGTAAGCATTTGCATTCTTGTACGGAGAGCCACTACCATTGGTCGGGTCGGTTGTGACTTTGTCATCCAGTTTCGCAACGGGAGTGGATGCGGTTGGGTCACCGTTGTTGGGCGCTAGCGCCAACGTAGCATTGGCATCGGTTATTGTGGCTGTTTTTGGCAAGGCAACGCCAGCCGCCTGTAATTCCTGCGCCAGACTTAGCGGCATGACCGTGCGTTCATCGAGCAACAAACCGCCGCGTTTGAAATCCTGCAAATAAGCTGGGCCCGACTTGCCGATGGCGGCCGTCGTGATGCCGCTGGCCTGCGCAGCCTGGAACAGCGTGCCCACCATCAACAGCTGGTTGCTGTAATAGGCATTGATGTCATCGAGGATGCCGTAATCTTCGGTAAATATCGGCTGCTGAAAATCAACCGGCTTGCCATGCGCATCCTTGCCCGTAGCACCAGCACGCCAAACGGTATTGCCGTAGAACCCGGTATGCTCAGGGAAACTACCAGTGGCAAAACTCGCCGCATTCATCATGGTAAAGGTCGGGTAAGTTGCATGGTTAGCACTGAAATTCACGCCTGCGCTACGCATACGCAACAGATTCGGGGTGTCGGCCGCAGTCACCGAGTCAGGACGTAAACCATCCCATACGAAAATAATGACATTGTGGGCGTTAGCTTTGCTTGGCGTTGCCTGAGCAGGCAGCACACTCAGCAACAAGCTGGCGGCAGACAGGGCTAAACATATTTTTTTCAGGGCGGGTAGCTTCATGATGGGTAGATTCGTGGCGAGAATTGATGATGGCAATAAGCGTACACAATATACATGACGATATTGTGGCAGCTTGCTGACGCATCGTGAGTAGTGGCTAATGATTTTGGAGTGGTTTTTATCTAGCCAAACGATTTTTTCTGCGAAATCAAATCAATTTCGTGCACTATGCTGATGAAGGCCTCAACTCGACTCAAAGCAGCCCTCATACCCGCCAAACAAAAGACACCCGAGGGGGCCTATACTCTTCATGCGCGGCTAAGCTTTAGGTATTGCGACTTCGGTTAAAGTCCAATCATATAACTGAGGTAAACAGTAGTTGACCCCGTGCTTTGGAATGGCAGTTGTTGGTAATAAACATCTCCTGAAATACGTTGCGTTTTAGACACTGCGTAATAAGCACCAGCCGAAGCCACTGGGCGTAAACGCTTAATACTGTCGTTAAAGTTCTCTGACGTCAGGTTGGCAATGCTTGATGATGTGGCGATATATTGGTCAACGCTATGTTCTAAATCCTGCTCTATACCAAGGCTTGCCGTTAAGGTGGTTTTAGGTGTCAGTGTGTGGTTTAGCTTTAATCCAACCAATGCTGTTGTTGAACGGTCTTTAAGTGTCGCGTAGCTTAAAGGAGCTGTAACCCCTGTTTCTGTATAAGCATCTTGCTTTATGGTAGTTTGCCGTAATGCAAAATAAGGGCGAAGTAGTGTTTTATCTTTAAAGGTAAATGCGTAACTTAATTCACCGACATAGCTTTGAATATTAAGGTTAGTGTCACCGGTACCAGCTTCTGAAGTTCCAATCACATCACGTGTGATGTTGACATCTTTGTCTTGGTAAGCATTAGCCACTTTTACTTGGAGGCCTAAACCATCAGCGTTTTGATTCCATACTGCAAATACACCCATCAATGGATTCTTATTAGACACCTTGATACCCGTAGGTGTGTTGTTACTTACATTCTGGTTTACGAAGCCACCAATGCGGATGTTGGGTGTGGCTTTATAACCAATTACCACCACAGCACTGGTATTACTTGAATTTGGATTGTCTACTGTTGTGTAACGCCCACCTGAAGAGATACACATACCCTTAGTATCAAACAAGTTACAGTCGTAGGTATTCATGTTGGCGAAGTTAGTTGATATAGCGGCTGCGTTGAAGATACCACGTAATCTTTGCGCTGAAATATCGAGTGATGCTTGTGTGTCAGCGGTAGAAGGGCCGCTAACCAATACACTTATGCTAAGGGTGCCATATGCTGCACCCGCTAAATTAAAAGGATTCAACAGGTAAGAGCTAGTTCCGCTATCGTAACTAATGTTCATTGTTCCTCCGCCATTGGAGGTAGTAAACGCAACCCCCTGAGAGTTCAAATACAGAGGACTGCCTAGCCAATTATTTTGAATTCCATATATATTTGAAAGACCCGTGATGACATAACTGGTCCCCATGTAATACACGTTCCCTAAAATCGCTGTAATAGTGCCACTATTAACAGTAAATACTCCATTGACAGTATCTACGGGGCCACCGGAAATAATATTGTTACCGGAAAACACAAAATTATAATTAGTATCAGCCCAAGTTGACTCCACTCCACCTAACAATAATGTTGATGAAACAAGCAGATTTTTAAAAAATGATAAGGTCATATAGCACTCAGTAATTAGGTTGAGTTGAAGTTAAGGACGGTTGCTTATTCCGCTAAACAGATCGTACGCCATCACCCTCCCAAAATCATTAACTTATTATGAGTCTAGTATCAGATCGGGCTTCAATTGATGGCTGCTATGCCAGCGCCTTATGCCGTGACTTGGCATCGGGTTTGGTTGCGTCATCCGGATTGCACAGGCGGTGAAAGCGCATCAATGTTTTTTGTGCGCGGCCGAGTACGCTGTTGTTGGTGTAAATGCCGGTCTCGTCGAGTTCGCCTTCGGGGTGGCCCATCAGTAGGTCTAGCCCATCGGTGACGTGGTCGATTACATGGATATGGAATTGGCCTTGTTCAACTGCGGTTATGACTGCATGGCTTAACATGAGATGCGGGCGGTTGCGAGCCGGGAGGATGATGCCCTGGCTGCCGTCCAGCCCTGCTTCCTGACAGACTTGGAAAAACCCTTCTATTTTTTCATTCAAGCCGCCTATGGGCAGGACTTCGCCGAATTGATTGAGCGCGCCTGTGACGGCAATGCCTTGACGGATGGGTAAGCCGGACAGGCTGGATATCAACGCATAAAATTCAGCGCATGAAGCCGAATCGCCTTCTACGCCGTGGTATTCCTGTTCAAAAACCAGTGCACCATCGACTGAGAGCGGGCCGAGATGGGCGAACAGGCTGGCAAAATAGTTTTGCAGTATAAAGACGCCTTTGTCGTGGATGGGGCCGGACATTTCTACTTCACGTTCTATATTGATGAGGCCATCCTTGCCGGGAAAGGTACGCGCGGAGATAACGACGGGCAGTCCGAAACGGTGGTCGCCCTGGTCTATCTGGGTGAGGCCGTTAATGTGGCCTACGCGTTCGCCTTGTACGCTAATCAGTAATTCACCCTCGGCGATGGATTCGTGCAGGCGCTGATCAGGATAGTCATGGCGCCATGTTTTGGCCTGTAGCGCAGCCTCGACATCCTCGCGCTGTACAATTTTACCTTGAGCTACGGTGCCGCTTTCAACCACCAGCTGTTCCAGATAAGCGAATATGGCATAGAGTCGGGTCTGGTCGTCCGCTTCACGGTGCATTTCTTCCAGTAGTCGGGCAACTGCTGCTGCGGAAAAATGCGGCAAACCCAGGCGGCGACAGGTGTGTGCAATAAAAATGGCGCTGTCGTGATGGGTGCTTACTCCGGCTTTGAAGCTTTCAGCAAAATCTACTTTGATGCGGAAATAGCGGCCGAATTCAGGGTCGTCTTCTTGTAGTTCGTAATAATGCTCGCGCGTCCCGATCAGGATGATTTTTACAGCGACATCGACTGCTTCGGGTGTGAGTGATACTGCCGGGTTGGGTGAATATTGCGTGCCGGGTTCTTCAATCTGCAAGCGTCCGCTGCGCAAGAATCGTCGCAGTTTTTCCCATACCAGCGGGTCGCCAAACAGATCACGCAGATGCAGCAACAAAAATCCGCCATGCGCACGTAACAGGCTGCCTGCGCGTATGCGGGAAAAATCCGTCATCAGCACGTCGTTTTCGACCTGATATTCTATACTGCCAAATAGCGAGCGAAACAGCGGGTTATCTTCGACCAGCGCGGGTGCACCATTCAATTCGCTATTGTCTACCACCAGATTTACGCGGTAAGCCAGCATGGCCTCCAGCAATTCTGCTTGCACGGCGATATCTTCGGAGCCGAATAATTCGAGCTGATACAGCACGTCTTGGGCAACCGCATCAAGATAGCGCCCCAGTTTGCCCACATCCATAATCTGCTGCTTCATCGCCATGCGTATCTGCTGTAGCTCATGATCCAGCATGGGTTTAATTAAATGGCGTTTGAATTGGATCAGCGCTTCCTTATTTGCACGTTCTTTAGGGCGCATTTTCTCCAGAAAGCGTGCGATCTCTACGCGCAGCAGTTGTTCATCGCGGTCAAGTTCGATTTTGCGTTCGGCTGACAGTGCGAGCATATCTGCTTCGGTCATGGCGTGCCCGTCGGCATCCAGCAAGGTAAAAATCAGACGTCCGTCTTCACGATGCAACGTGAAATGGCGTGCTGCTGCAAATGCAGACAGTTCAGCATAGGCAATTGCTTCTTCATCTTTATATGTCTGCTGTATGCGTTCATTTTCTGCATTGAATTCCGGGCCTGCCAGACGTCGGGGGATTTCCACTTGTAGCAGTTGTATCAGTGCTGCCATCATGTCGCGCAATATGCGGCCTTGGCCAGCAGGTAAGCGGAGTGCGATGGGATTCTCAGGTACGTCGAAATGATGCAAGTAGCATAAATCGGGCGGTGGCGAGCGTTTGGCTGCAGCAGCATGCATGGCTGCTTCCAGCAATGATGATCGTCCGCTACCGACCTCACCTAACACGAATAAATTGTAGCCCGGCTGATCTATCGAAAGACCGAAGTGGGCAGCTTTCTCCGCGCGTTCCTGACCTATCCACGGCAGTGTTTCATCAACTAATTCTACTGTGGTGGCAAACCCCAGTTTGTCTGCATTAAGCGTTAAGCGGAGTTGTGATGGTAGTAGTTTGGAAAGCGCCATGGACGACTCGGTATCAAAGGGTAATGTGTATTATTCCACTTGTAGATGGAAATTGCAGATTAATGACAGGAAAATGTCATGAAGTATTAGGTCGGTCTGTAGTACATTCAGCTAAATCCGCCCCAGATTAGCCTGTTTGGGCAAATATTAGCATTGCCTGATACCGCAGCGACGAGTAGAATTGAGTCAATTTCGCTTTTACTTTTATATAGCTACCAATGGACAGACAGAGCTGGTTGCAAGGGACTTTATACAGTCCTGATTTTGAACAAGATAGCTGCGGCTTCGGGCTGATGGCTCAATTAGATAATCAACCTAGCCATTGGCTGGTTAAAACCGCGATTTCGTCGTTGGCGTGTCTCACCCATCGGGGTGCGGTGGCGGCTGACGGCAAATCGGGTGATGGTTGTGGTTTGCTATTTAAAAAGCCTGACGTTTTCTTGCGCGCAGTGGCGGCTGAATGTGGCTTTAGCCTCAATGCACACTATGCCGCAGGCTTGGTATTCCTTAATCAGGATCCGGCATTGGCGACTGTCGCACGCGACACGCTGAATCGTGAGCTTGCTGCGCAAGGGTTGACGGTTGCTGGTTATCGCCTGTTGCCTGTGGATACGTCTGTTTGCGGTGAGTATGCACTGACGACATTACCCCATTTCGAACAGATTTTCGTTAACTGTCCTGCGGTCATGGATGCAGAAGCATTTGAACGCAAGCTGTATATCGCGCGACGTTTGACCGAAAAAGCATTGGCGGGTGATAAGACTTTCTATATTCCGACTTTGTCAGGCAATGTGATTCTGTACAAAGGCCTGGTGATGCCAGATGCGTTGCCAGTGTTTTATCAGGATTTGAGCGACGAACGTTTCGCCTCCTCATTGGCGGTTTACCATCAGCGTTTTTCTACTAATACCTGGCCAGAATGGCGTCTGGCGCAGCCTTTCCGTTATCTTGCGCACAATGGTGAGATTAATACGGTGGAAGGTAACCGTAACTGGTCATTGGCGCGTGAACGTAAATTTGCAACGCCGCTGATTCCAAATATGGATGATATACGTCCTATCGTTGGCCGTAATGGTTCAGATTCTTACAGCATGGATAACATGCTTGAAGGTCTGGTCATGGGTGGCGCGGGTCTGTTCCGCAGCTTGCGTATGATGATACCGCCAGCATGGCAGAATGTGCCTGAGATGGATGCGGATCTGCGTGCATTCTATGAATATAACTCCATGCACATGGAGCCGTGGGATGGCCCTGCTGGTGTGGTGTTGACGGATGGCCGCTATGGCGCCTGTCTGCTGGATCGCAACGGCTTGCGTCCTGCGCGTTATGTGGTTACTAAAGATCGTCATTTCACCATTGCATCTGAAGTCGGCGTGTGGAATTACGCACCTGAAGATGTGGTGCAAAAAGGTCGTATCAAGCCAGGTCAAATGATTGCGGCAGATTTGCTGACCGGCAAAATCTTGTTGCCAGCTGATATTGAAACCGAATTGAAATCTGCGCATCCTTATCGTGAGTGGCTGAAAAAGTCGCAGCATCTGGAATTGGGCATGTCGCAAGATGCGCATGTGGAAAAATTTGACGCACCTACTTTGTCGGTTTATCAGAAATTGTTCGGTGTGAGTTTTGAAGAGCGCGATCAGGTATTGCGTGTGCTTGGTGAAGATGGTCAGGAAGCGATAGGCTCCATGGGTGACGATACGCCTATGGCTGTGTTGTCGCAAAAAGTACGTTCACCGTTTGATTATCTGCGTCAGCAATTTGCGCAAGTCACCAATCCGCCGATAGATCCTATTCGCGAAGCTGTGGTGATGTCATTGAATACCTGCTTCGGTCCAGAGCGTAACCTGTTCGAGCAAACACCAGAGCACGCTCACCGTCTGGAAATACCTTCGCCAGTGTTGTCGCATGATGCATTTGTATATTTAACGACGCTGACTGACGATAACTATCGTAGTGCACAATTTGAATTAAGCTACGACCCTGCAACTACTAATTTGCAGGCGGCTGTGCAGAAGCTCACGCAAGACGTGACTGCCTCTGTGCAAGCTGGCAATGTGGTTATTGTGTTGTCCGATCGCGCAATCAGCAAAGCACGTTTGCCTGTGCATGCGCTGTTTGCAGTTGGTGCGGTGCATCATGCGTTGATTAAGGCGGGCTTGCGTTGCAATTGCAATATTATCGCTGAAACAGCAAGTGCGCGTGACCCACACCAGATCGCTGCGCTGCTGGGTTATGGCGCAACTGCCGTTTACCCATACCTTGCTTATCAAGCCATTATGAATATGGTGGCGTCGGGCGATATCAAACATAAAGTTGAAAAAGCGCTGACCAATTACCGTAAAGGTATAGACAAGGGCTTGCTTAAAGTCTTGTCTAAGATGGGTATTTCTACCATAGCCAGCTATCGTGGTGCGCAACTGTATGAAGCAGTCGGTGTGCATGAAGAAGTGGTTGCGCTGAGTTTGCATGGCACTGTGTCACGTATTTCAGGTGCGAACTTTGCTGACTTTGAAGAAGATCAGAAACAGCTGGCTCGTCTGGCTTACAACCCTATGCGCCCTATTGCGCAAGGTGGATTGCTGAAATTCATCCATGGCGAAGAATTCCACGCATATAACCCCGACGTGGTGTCGCAACTGCAACAAGCGGTACAAAAGGGTGATTATGCACTGTATAAGGAATACGCTGATTTGGTAAACGGTCGTCAAGTCGCCATGTTGCGCGATTTGATGGGCCTGAGCGAAGATGCACAACCTATTTCTATAGATGAAGTAGAGTCGATAGAAAAAATTCTGAAACGCTTTGATTCTGCCGGCATGTCGTTGGGTGCGTTGTCACCTGAAGCGCATGAAGCCTTGGCGATAGGGATGAACCGCATCGGTGGTCGCTCCAACTCGGGCGAAGGTGGTGAAGATCCTGTGCGCTATGGCACGATGAAAATGTCCAAGATCAAGCAGGTGGCTTCTGGACGTTTTGGTGTTACTGCACATTATCTGGTCAATGCTGAAGTATTGCAGATCAAGATTTCGCAGGGTGCGAAGCCGGGTGAAGGCGGGCAGTTACCGGGACACAAAGTGTCGGAAATGATAGGTAAGCTGCGTTGTGCAAAACCGGGTGTTTCTTTGATTTCGCCGCCGCCGCATCACGATATTTATTCTATCGAAGATTTGGCTCAGTTGATTTTTGACTTGAAGCAAGTCAACCCTAAAGCGTTGATCTCTGTGAAATTGGTGGCTGAGCCTGGTGTGGGTACTGTCGCTGCTGGTGTGGCTAAGGCTTACGCCGATTTGATTACCATTTCAGGTTATGACGGTGGTACAGGTGCGTCTCCACTAACCAGTGTGAAATATGCGGGTACGCCATGGGAGCTGGGTTTGACCGAAGCGCAGCAAGTATTGCGTGCCAACGGCTTGCGTGGGCGTGTGCGCGTGCAAACTGATGGTGGTTTGAAAACAGGCTATGACGTGATCAAAGCGGCTATTCTTGGTGCTGAAAGCTTTGGCTTTGGTACAGCGCCGATGATAGCGCTAGGTTGCAAATATTTGCGTATTTGCCATCTGAACAATTGCGCGACAGGCGTTGCAACGCAAGATGAGCGGTTACGCAAGCAGCACTTTATCGGTTTGCCAGAAATGGTTGTCAATTTCTTCACTTTCGTGGCGATGGAAACGCGTGAGTGGATGGCAAAATTAGGTGTGCGCACGATAGAGGAGCTTATTGGTCGTATTGATTTGCTCAAGCTCAATGCAGGTGATACGCCACGTCAAGGTCGTTTGAATCTGCAAACCTTGTTGACGCAAGGTAGCATACCTGAATCTGAACCGCGCTTCTGTGTGGAAACATCCAATCCGTCATTTGATAAGGGTGAATTGGCAGAGCAAATGGTCGTAGACGCGATGGAATGCATACGCACCAAGACGCCAACGACTTT encodes:
- a CDS encoding (2Fe-2S) ferredoxin domain-containing protein, with product MTYFKHHVFFCTNERDDGAKCCGASGGQAMRDYTKKKIKALDMNGEGKCRINSAGCMDRCSEGPLLVVYPEATWYTYVDEEDIDEIITEHLQNGRVVDRLLLK
- a CDS encoding alpha/beta hydrolase; the protein is MKRSKLRIKSAIGYIETLVNDPGERRRGLAFIAHPHPLHGGTMDNKVVLSMAQTCYEQDYVAVRPNFRGVGSSDGEYTGGIGETEDMLELIAFVRGHYDADLPIVLAGFSFGGYVQHRVAQQLDVSKLILIGPAVNLYEFGSVPANTSVIHGINDEVVPYADAQAWAHNQHINFQTIDDTGHFFHGKLAELKSAVLAACQS
- a CDS encoding ATP-binding cassette domain-containing protein; translated protein: MSIIKVRHLAKKYGDNEVVRGLDLDIQRGECFGLLGPNGAGKTTTLKMLLGLVRPDTGEILILDEDISCHAREARLRIGVVPQMDNLDPDFSVAENLLIYGRYFGLSDAVINSRIPALLEFAGLTSKADAKITSLSGGMKRRLTLARALVNDPELIVLDEPTTGLDPQARHVIWQGLRRLIHQGKTILLTTHFMEEAERLCDNLVILDHGKVIAKGNPRDLIAAEIEPNVVEIYGETVEDWSRQHGEQWCARHEITGETLFCYTHDCIGLIEHLREQQALRYVQRPSNLEDVFLKFTGRELRDA
- a CDS encoding ABC transporter permease; its protein translation is MNYFTHPQFSWRFIPVWRRNFLVWKKLAGSSILGNLADPMFYMLGFGYGLGSLIPQVGGASYMTFLAAGTICYSTMNSATFEVLYSGFSRMHVQKTWEAILNAPLTLDDVMLAELTWGASKSLLSGIAILAVIWALGLQQSWMLSLWVMPVVILIGLTFSAMGLVMTAVSPSYDFFMYYFTLVITPMVLLCGVFYPVERMPEILQNVAAVLPLSHAIDLVRPLILGHVPAAIFTHVAALLAWTTVSYWLAVGLTRRRILK
- a CDS encoding alkaline phosphatase family protein, yielding MKLPALKKICLALSAASLLLSVLPAQATPSKANAHNVIIFVWDGLRPDSVTAADTPNLLRMRSAGVNFSANHATYPTFTMMNAASFATGSFPEHTGFYGNTVWRAGATGKDAHGKPVDFQQPIFTEDYGILDDINAYYSNQLLMVGTLFQAAQASGITTAAIGKSGPAYLQDFKRGGLLLDERTVMPLSLAQELQAAGVALPKTATITDANATLALAPNNGDPTASTPVAKLDDKVTTDPTNGSGSPYKNANAYMMHAYLNQILPMHQPKLSLIWLRNPDSTEHNYGPGTANYHDALRAQDQLLGDLQARLKALRMASATDIVVVSDHGHSTVAGDADWFPLRVVADGKPGQTSELAYSVSGDVRTADLLTRAGFTAYDGKGCVLDPVMSGIRADNTPVYATQTDNDGSVCGKAGQKYTTGNFKVPAELPVDKHPIVIAANGGSDYLYLPDHDAATVAKVVRYVQSRPEYGAIFADSRYGQLPGTLPLQAVHLENTAGRNPDLIVSFNFNEKAVVQGMPGTEYESAGNNRGMHGSFSPIDVHNTFIAYGPDFRRSYLDKYPSGNVDLAPTIAHIMGLNLAGEGHDGRVLLEALRTAKNFKPKVTQHVMSSTKADDLTIVYPTDPDGKDINNAQHHYHVELSTHTLYENGKPYTYFDSAKAIRN